Genomic window (Pradoshia sp. D12):
ATAACGGCACTTATGCATCTACGAGTGTAGTCGATATATTGGCAATTCGCTGTGCCTTATGCCTATCGACAGGCGTCCGGACAGCTAGTCTGGTTATTCTCTTCCTTCTCCCTCAGACGGTGAGATCCGGCGTAGTCCACTAAAGTTGAGTCCCTTACCCTACCACATGGACGATGGAGGGAGGAACAGCTTATCGACTGTTATTAAGCAGCGAAAGCTAAGTTGTTGTTTTGTTTGCCAGTTATAGGCTGTGACGTTTTAACGAGGCCGATCCCCTCGACTCGCAACATAAGCTCGAACTACCCCTGTCGAATCCGTAACGTCCCCATGATAAGAATGTGGATCGTACGAAATGAAGAAGCGTACTTTGAGCGTTGCTTCTATTCAATTGTGGTACATAAGTAATTATAACATAATGAATATGAAATTCAATTGTAAGAACTTGGTGAGAGTACCAGTCAAAGCTTAACGCTGACGTTCTTTGAACGCTCGTTCGATTTCACGCTTTGCTTCTTTTCTCTTCAAGTCTTCACGTTTATCATAATTCTTTTTACCCTTACCTAAACCGATCAAAACTTTTGCAAAACCGTTCTTTAAATACAGCTTCAATGGAACAAGTGCATATCCCTGTTCTTTTGTGGAACCAATTAATTTACTGATTTCCTTATTATGCAAAAGTAGCTTACGCACACGCAATGGGTCGTGATTATAGCGGTTACCCTGCTCATATGGGCTAATATGCATTCCCATTAAGAATACTTCCCCATTAATAATCCTTGCATAGGAATCCTTTAAGTTCACACGACCATTTCGAATCGATTTAATCTCAGTTCCCTGCAAAACAATTCCTGCTTCATAGGTTTCCTCGATAAAGTAATCATGGTACGCTTTTTTATTTTGGCCGATTACCTTTCCTGAACCTTTTGGCATATAATTGCCCCCTCTCTCTTTATATGGGTTAGGTGAATAAAGAGCCCAGAATATCAGGCTCTCCTTTTATCATACTACAGCAATGGCTTCTATTTCTACAAGTCCGTCTTTTGGAAGCCGCGCTACTTCTACCGCACTCCTTGCCGGAAAGCTGCCGGTAAAGTAGGTTGCGTATACTTCATTAACTGCTGCAAAATCATTCATATCATTCAGGAAGACCGTTGTCTTCACAATTTGGTCCAAACCAAGGCCTTCTTCGTTTAAAATGGCCTGAATATTTTTAAATGCTTGGTGAGTTTGTTCCTTCACACCATCTTTTAATTCGCCCGTCTCAGGATCTAATCCTAGCTGGCCTGATGTATAAATAAACCCATTCACTCGAATGGCTTGAGAATATGGCCCGATTGCGGCCGGTGCTTTAGCTGTTTGAATCGTAATCTTACTCATTCTAGTATTCCTCCATTTCGCTAAATTCCATACCTTTAGTATTCGATTGAAATGTCCTCTTATCCTTCCATCAGGAATGGGATGCGGACTTAAAGAAAAAAGGAAGATGCAACAATTACGCATTCTTCCTTACTCTTTTATGCTTCAAGTGAATTCATTTCAACCATTTTACCATTGTATACTTCTTTGTTCAATTCGCCTGTCATACGGCCGGTTACTAATCCTGCTGTTGCTGAACCGCTGACATTAAGAGCTGTTCTTCCCATATCAATTAATGGTTCTACAGAGATCAGTAAGGCTGCTATACCAATTGGCAGGTTCATGCTGGATAATACGATTAATGCGGCAAAGGTAGCTCCTCCGCCAACACCAGCTACACCAAATGAACTGATAGCTACAATGATGACTAATTGAATAAGGAAAACGGGATCTAGCGGATCAGGTGCAATCATTACAGCCAGCATAGCCGGGTAAATTCCTGCACATCCATTTTGACCAATAGACGCTCCCAATGAAGAAGAAAAGTTAGCAATCCCTTCAGAGTTACCAAATTGTTTGGTTTGAGTCTCTATATTAATAGGAATAGCTGCCGCACTGGACCGGGATGTAAAAGCAAACGTAAGTAATGGACCCATTTTCTTAACATATTGCATTGGATTTAAACCGCTAAAGAATAATATAACTAAGTGGATCAGGAACATCACGATCAATGCTACATAGGAAGCAATAACAAATGTAGATAATTCAATGATTCCTTGTACATTTGTATTGGCAATAGTTGTAGCCATTAACGCTAAAATACCATACGGTGTTAAACGAAGAATCAACGTAACGATTCGCATGACAATTTTATATAAGGCATTAATGATTTTCTCAAATGTCTCAAACTCCGCTGGCGCCTTTCTTCTAACTCCGATTGCCGCAATTCCAACAAACGCTGCAAAAATTACGGTTGCGATTGTAGAAGTAGGTCGTTGGCCAGTCAAATCAAGAAACGGATTTGTTGGGATGACCTGCAAAATACGTTCCGGAAAGCTCTGGTTCTCTACTTGAACCATTGTTTCTTCTAATTGAGCTGAACGTGCCTCCTCTGCTTCGCCAGATTCAAGATGGTCCGCTGATAAATCAAACGTTAAAGCACTGCCAATTCCAACAGCGGCTGCTATAGCTGTTGTTAAAACCAGAATACCGATAATAGAAAAGCTGATTTTACCAACTCCAGCTTGCCCTTTTATGCGAATGATAGCTGATATAATCGACACAACAATCAAAGGCATGACAATCATTTTTAAAAAGCTAACATAACCTGTTCCAACAATGCTGTACCAATTTTTTGTATCTGCCAATACAGCACTCTCAGGATCAAATGCAAATTGAAGGAATACCCCTAAAAGAATTCCTAATCCGAGACCTGTAAATACTCGTTTTGCAAAAGAAACATGTTTCTTTTGCATATAGAAAAGTACACCGACTAATGCTAACAAAATAAGAATATTTATAATAACTAAGGTCGTATCCAATTCAATCTCTCCCCCTTTTAATTCACACTAAATACATATGTATTATATAGATTGTACTGTCTATTGTACAGTATTATGACTAGACAAGCTGTTTTTCTATATCATCAATTCTTTTTTATCTATATACCTCAGCATGGTAAATATAACTACAAATCTAACACAAAGAAAAGAGAGCCAACATAAGTCAGCTCTCCTCTGCTTATTATCGTTTTTTCTTCTTACCGGATTTGCGCTTGGCAGCCGGTGCGTTTTCGTAAAACTTCTTTTTCTTTCTTGGGCCTTTTTTATCGGAGCTTTCTCCAGGCTTACCTTTGCCTTGGCCTTTCGGACCGCGCTTGTCCCCATTTCCTCCCTGTGGTTTGGAAGAATCCTTGCGGCGGTTTTTACCCGGTTCTGCTCTAAAAATACGTTTTTCACCGGAAACTCGTTCACGGTTGTCTTTCATCCCAACAATTTCAAAGTCAATGGTACGCTCATCTTTATTTACATTAATGACCTTTACGGTGATCTCGTCTCCGATTCGGAAAACCTTAGCTGTACGTTCACCAATCATCGCATATTGACGGTCGTCAAAATGATAGTAATCATCAGTCATGTAGCTGACATGGACAAGACCTTCAATTGTGTTGGAAAGCTCAACAAACATACCGAAGTTTGTGACAGAGCTAATAATCCCGTCAAACTCCTCGCCAACTTTATCTTCCATGTATTCAGCTTTCTTCAGATCATCTGTTTCACGCTCAGCATCAACCGCGCGTCTTTCCATTGAGGAAGTATGCTGCGCAATCTCACCAAGTCTTTCATTCCATTTTTCCTGCGTCTCTTTGCTTAGATCCCCATTTATTAAATACGTACGAATTAAGCGGTGGACAATTAAGTCCGGATAACGGCGGATCGGTGATGTAAAGTGAGTATAATAATCGGTCGACAATCCAAAGTGTCCCAAGCTTTCAGGATCATACTTTGCTTGTTTCATGGAGCGAAGCATGACTGTCGATACGACCATTTCCTCCGGTTTTCCCTGTACTGCTTCAATGATTTCCTGCAAAGCACGCGGGTGAATGGAATTGGCTGTACCACGAACGATATAGCCAAAGTTCACGATAAAGTCGAAGAATTTTCTCAGCTTCTCTTCATTAGGATCTTCGTGAATCCGATAAAGGAAAGGCACGTCCATCCAATGGAAATGCTCAGCTACTGTTTCGTTGGCTGCAAGCATAAATTCTTCAATTAATTTTTCTGCAACAGAACGTGTACGAAGAACAACATCGGTTGGTTCTCCATTCTCATCAACAAGGATTTTTGCTTCTTTAAAATCAAAGTCAATGGCTCCTCTGCGCATCCGTTTTTCGCGAAGAATTTCAGCCAATTTCTCCATTTCCTCAAACATCGGAACAAGCGGTTCATAGCGCTCAATCAATTCTGCGTTCTTATCAACAAGAATCTCATTCACATCTGAATACGTCATACGCTCTGTTGTTTTAATTACGCTCTGGAAAATCTCATGGGAAACAACAGTTCCTTCAGAATCAATCTCCATTTCACATGATAATGTTAAACGGTCAACACGTGGATTCAATGAACAAATTCCATTTGATAGTCGATGTGGTATCATCGGAATAACTCGATCCACAAGATAGATACTTGTTGCACGCTCTGCCGCTTCCTTATCAATTGGCGATCCTTCGGTTACATAATGAGAAACATCGGCAATATGTACACCCAATTTATAATTTCCATTATCAAGTCTCGTTACTGTAACAGCATCATCCAAGTCTTTCGCATCCGCACCATCAATCGTGACAATCGTTTCATCCCTAAGATCACGACGATTGGCCAGATCTTTTTCATCTATGACTTCAGGTGTTTGATTAGCTTGTTCCAGTGCATCCTCTGGAAATTCTCCTGGCAAACCAAACTTATGAATAATGGATAAAATATCAACACCCGGGTCATTTTTATGCCCTAAGATCGTGATAACTTCACCTTCTGCCGACATTCTGCCTTCTGGGTAATTTGTTATTTTAACAACTACTTTATGACCTTCAACGGCACCGTTCTTCGCCTCGTTAGGAATAAAGATATCATTAGCCATTTTTTTATCATCTGGGATTACAAAACCAATCCCTCTTGTTTCCGTATATGTCCCTACGACATTTTGGACACCGCGTTCAATGATTTTAACAATGGTGCCTTCCCGTCTTTGGCCTGATGATTGTGAAGAAACACGGACCATAACAATATCTCCATGCATCGCATTATTTAACTCATGCGGAGGAATAAAAATATCATCCATGCCTTTCTCTTCAGGTAGCACAAAAGCAAATCCCTTAGCATGACCAGATACCTTCCCTTTTACAAGGTTCATACGTTCTGGCAGTCCATAACGATCAGAACGAGTTCTCACGATTTGGCCATGCTCCTCCATATACACAAGAGCCTTCACAAAATCCTTGAAATCCCCGGAGTCTTCTACCCCCATTGCTGCCTCTAATTCTTGTACGGTCATGGGTTTGTAAGCTTCTTCTTTCATATAAGAATACAGCTTTTCTACATGTTGACGTATCATGTCATCCATCACAAACCCCTCCTTTCTTTCCTTTATCATTGATCTATCTATTAATTTGCCCAATCAAGACTCTCTAAAAACGCAAAAACATCCTGATGAAGCTGATCACGTTCTTTATCCAGTGTTATCACATGGCCTGATTCCTCATACCATTTTAATGTTTTTTGTTCAGTAATTGCAGAATTATAGATAATATTAGCGCTGTCAGTATTGATCATATGATCGTGGCGTGCCTGAGCGACAAAAAGCGGAACATCCACTTGATTCACATGATCTCTTACATTGCCAATCAATTCTTGCAAGGCTTGCAGGGTATTCATTGGACGAAAACAATTCATTTCTGCCTCAATTTGTTCCTGACTTTTACCTTCACGCTTTTTATACTGACGGGCATACTCAAGTACCCCATCATACATAACTTTTTCACTTTTTATATACATAGGTGAACACATGGTAACGATACCCTTAACAGGTACAGTGTAACCTAATTTCAAGGAAAATACCCCTCCTAACGAAAGACCTGCTACCGCAATTTCCTTATGGCCCATTGCCCGCAATCGATCATAGGCTTTCATACAGTCCTTCCACCAATCAGTTGGTCCGAATTCTACCAACTCCTCCGGAGGTACTCCGTGCCCTTTATATTGCGGTGCATGACATGTATATCCCCTGCTTTCAAGATATCGGCCTAACATCCTTACATCAGCGCTATTCCCTGTAAAACCGTGAAGCAATAAGACTGCACGGTTTCCTCCCTCGAATGTAAATGGTTTTGGCTGAGTTAATTTCATATAAAAAATCTCCCTTTGTTAAAACTTATACTATGTACTATTAGTTTACGATGTTAGAGGAACAAAACGCTATTAATATGAACGATTTACACATCAAAAAAGCCTGGCAAAGCTGCCAGGCAATGTTTGTTTTCGCACTATTACTTTGCAAAGAAAGAAACCAGAATGGTTAAAACAAAAAATAATACTGATAAAACAATAGTAGCGCGGTGTAAATATAAATCAAGTCCTCTCGCCTTTTGTTTACCAAAAAGCTGTTCAGCACCACCGGAAATCGCGCCGGATAAACCTGCACTTTTACCGGATTGCAGTAAGACCACAACAATTAAACTAATACATGTAATAACCAATAATACCATGAGCGTAGTATGCAACACGAACAAATACCTCCTAATTACGGTCTTATCAATACTATTACTTTACCATAACCACCTTTTTTTCACAATAACTAACAAGGAGGTAATAGTTAAATTCACCGCAGGCAGGGTATAATCAAATAAGAGGATTCAAAAACCCGGGACAGAGGGGGACATGATTATGTTTACCGATTGGTTATATAAAGTAAATTACATAAATATGATCGGATTTATATTTGGCAGTTTAATGATGTTCTTCGGATGGAATGCCCCCTTAATGGGAGCTCTTTTACTCGCGGCCGGTGTACTATTAATCATTTCTAAACTTAATGGAAGGCCGTTCATCTATTTTATGACCTATTTTGTACATCTATGTTTGATTGGTTTATTGATTTTTGAACTCTTATCTATAGAATGGTTGTCTATTAACCCCATCCTTTTCGTAGTTTGTATAGCAGCACTGATTAGCTTAATAGCAGTCATTATTCGCTCGAATACGAGCACTCTAAGCCTCTTTTGGTTGGCATTACATATCTTAATACTTGCCTATGGATTTATTGGCGAAGGCACTTTCTGGTCGACTGTTTGGAGTCCGGGATCTGTCCAGGTCGTATTTAAAACCTTCTATTCTATATTAATCGCATTTTTCCTGATTGGCGTATTTTTGGACCGTTTTCAAAACGAACTAAGGAGAGAGTACCGCGATAGAAATTAAATGAAAAGACGCTCACTTTTTAGCACCTCAAGTTAGATATAAAATCTAACTTTTGGAGTAAACTAAAAATGGAGCGTCTTTTTTGTTGATTTATTTATACACTTTCACACGATCTTCAATTGGATTGAATTGGTTTTCACCAGCAGGAGCAACTGGTTTACCAAATGGCATTTGGGCGGATAATCTCCAGCTTGCAGGTATATTCCAGGTTGCCTTCACTTCTTCATCAATCAACGGATTGTAATGCTGAAGTGTAGCTCCTAATCCTTCCGCTTCAAGAGCTGTCCAAACGACGAGCTGCAGCATTCCGGAGGCTTCATTAGACCAAATAGGGAATTTATCTGCATATAGATCAAATTGTGACTGCAGCCCCTCTATGACCGATTGATCTTCAAAGAAGAGTACAGTGCCATATCCAGCATTAAACATATCCATTTTTTCCTGAGTGCCACCAAAATTTTCGGCAGGTACGACTTTTCGTAATGTTTCAGTTGTGATACTCCAAAACTTATTACTTTGTTCTCCAAATAATACGACTACTCTTGCGCTTTGTGAGTTAAAGGCAGATGGTGTATGCTTGACGGCGAATTTAACAATCTCCTCTACTCTTTCTTCAGAAATTACCTTTTCATTACTAATCGCATACAGTGAACGTCTTTTTTCAATTGCTGATAAAAATTCATTTGTATTTGTCATGATTTATTCCTCCCCAATGTTTTTATACATACTAAAATCTATTTAGACAGATAACCGAATAGATAAACCAAACGGGTCTGTTGTTACCCAAATTCCATTCTCTTCTCGAACTTCAGCACCTATATTATTCAAACGTGAAATCACTTCTTCTCTTTGTTCATGATTAGGATAATGAATAGTGAATGTTTGGAGTCCCACACTTTCTTTTGAAGCAGCCGGTATATTCCTGCCATTCCATACATTTAAACCGATATGATGGTGGTAGCCACCTGTGGACAAAAACAGTGCCTGATTTCCATAACGAGTAACTACATCAAATCCCAATCCCTGGCAATAAAACTCCTCCGCCAGTTCAAGATTGCCAATATGCAAATGAATATGCCCCATTGCCGTATCAGACGGAAGGCCTTTCCACATCGTGTCTTCTCCTGCTGCCAATACTTCTTCTGCCTTCAAAGGCTCCGTAACCATATGAACCTCTTTGTCTTTCCATATCCATGAGGAAGCTGGGCGATCTGCGTAAATTTCAATTCCATTCCCATCAACATCCTGTAAATATAGTGCTTCACTAACATGATGATCTGAAGCACCCAATGGGTAATTAATTTTTGCAATATGATGCAAAAAGCTTCCTAAATCTGCACGTGAAGGCAACAATAAAGCAAAATGGTACAGCCCGGTTTTATGTGCCTCTTTTGGTATAACATTTTCAGGTTGAATCAAAGTTAATAATGGTGTTTCCCCATCAGCTGTTAAAACTGTACGATTCTCCTCTTTCTCCAGCACTTTAAAACCAATGATGTTTTCGTAAAAGGCGAGCGATCTTTCCATATTAAGTATCTTCAATTCAAGACTTTTCACAAACGTATTTGTTTTCTGATGAAAGTTCATATTACTCTCTCCCAAATGGCATTTTGTTTTTTTATAATTTAATCAGCACATAACTTACTTTATGTAAGTAATTATACTTTAGTAATAAATTTATATCAAGTAAATTATTTCCTATAAATAATTATATGATTTTTCAATAATACGATATAATATAGACCAGAGGGGTGATGTAATATGAATCAATCTCACATTTGTCCTAAATTTGAGAAAGCTATGGATATCCTCAGCCGCCGTTGGTCAGGGTTAATTATTTATCAACTGCAATCCGGTCCTCAGCGTTTCTGTACGCTGGAATCCTCAATTGGTATCAGTGGGCGAGTACTATCTGAACGGCTAAAGGAATTGGAAAAACAAGGGATTGTCAAACGCGAAGTTTATCCGGAAACGCCGGTCCGAATTGAATATTCCTTAACAGAAGCAGGAGAAGCCATGAAACCTATGATGCAATCCATTGCAAAATGGGCCGATGAATGGATGAAAAAGGATTCTCCAGAAACTGATCAAAAATAAATGCCGATTGCGCTGGCCGCAATCGGTTTTTTCTTTTTTTGATTGAAATTCATATCAGCCTACAATAAAAAAAAAGAGAATAGGAGGTTTCCCTACTCTCCCATCCCTTCATTATTTTTTAATCATCACTTGTTTAGGTGCTGGTTATAAAAAGCCCTAATACAAGCGTTAATTATATACGCTTTCATTTAGAAGCTATGTATTCAGTATCTTTAATTTTTGATCTACTTATATATAAAGTGAAATATTTTAACTTTTCTGATAAACTTAATCAAACGTTTTATTCTAGATAGTAAGTGAAAGTGCAGGACAAATTAGAGAAGAGACAAAGGGGGATCACAGATGGATTATGCATTATTAACATCAGTCATTATTTACATGATTTTAATGCTCGGGATCGGATATTTTGCCTATAAAAGAACATCCAATTTATCTGATTATATGCTTGGCGGCAGAACACTCGGACCTGCCGTAACAGCATTAAGTGCAGGAGCTGCTGACATGAGTGGCTGGCTGTTAATGGGATTACCCGGAGCTATGTACGTATCCGGCCTTAGCGCAGCATGGATTGCCATCGGTTTAACTATAGGAGCCTGGGCTAACTGGATTTATGTAGCGCCAAGACTGCGTACCTATACACAAATAGCCAATGATTCCATTACAATTCCTGGCTATTTAGAGAACCGCTTTGGCGATACCTCAAAAATACTGCGCTTGATTTCTGGACTTGTTATTCTTGTATTCTTTACCTTTTATGTTTCATCGGGGATGGTTTCCGGCGGTATACTATTCCAAAGTACATTCGGGCTTGATTACCATACTGGATTAATAGTGGTTACTCTAGTAGTAGTCGCATACACTTTGTTTGGAGGATTTCTTGCCGTCAGCTGGACTGACTTTGTGCAAGGGATCATCATGTTTATAGCACTGATTCTTGTTCCAATCGTCACTCTTATTGAAGTGGGCGGATTTGGAGAATCAATTGATACAGCACGATCTATCAATCCAGCCTTATTAGATATTTTCAGAGGCACAACGATACTGGGCATCCTTTCTTCCATTGCCTGGGGACTTGGTTACTTCGGCCAGCCTCATATCATTGTCCGCTTTATGGCCATTTCATCTGTTAAAGAAATTAAAAAGGCCCGTCGAATCGGAATGGGATGGATGATTTTCTCTATTATTGGGGCAATGCTGACTGGATTTATCGGGATTACGTATTTCTCACAAAATGGCTCACCATTAGAAAACCCGGAAACGGTCTTTATCGTTTTAGGAGAAGTATTATTCCACCCGATTATTACTGGATTTTTAATCTCAGCTATTTTAGCTGCTATTATGAGTACCATTTCTTCGCAACTTCTCGTTACATCCAGCTCGTTAACAGAAGATATCTACAAAACATTTTTCAGACGATCAGCATCTGATAGAGAACTTGTTTTCTTAGGAAGATTGTCCGTTTTAATTGTCTCGATTGTCGCGTTATTTTTATCCTGGGAAAAGAACTCCACAATTCTCGAACTGGTTGGTTATGCTTGGGCAGGCTTCGGATCATCATTCGGTCCGCTCATCCTTTTAAGTCTCTTCTGGAAACGTATGAATAAATGGGGAGCATTGGCAGGTATCGTTATGGGTGCCTTCACTGTTATTATATGGTCCAGCTTAGGTCTCTCTGATACGCTCTATGAAATGATTCCTGGCTTTGGAGCAAGCACACTTGCTATCATCATTGTCAGCTTACTGACCGCTCCACCGAAGCAAGAAGTGGGTATCCAATACAAGCAATTTAATGATTTAATGAGGCAATAGAAAGTAAAAAGCATTGGGGCGAGCCCAATGCTTTTTTTTGAAAAATAGCCCCATATGACTGGACTACTAGTCCGCAATTCCCCTCCAACTTTTTTATTAAATTCAATATATTGTCATATTCTCGCTATCTTTTTATCTATGAAAGCGCTATAATTAATTTATGGGACGATGTACCATAATGTGGAACAATTTCAAAATTAATTAAAAATTGGAGAGTGGTAACCAGAAGACTTGATTCTGGAAGAGCTGCTACTTGTACTCTTTTAAGCAACCAGCAGTTTGTTCCCAACAACTAAAGTAAAGAGCTTCATTGATTGCTGCACAAAATTTTATAAATTAAATGAAGGAGATGTGAATAATGGAAATAAGATATTCTACTCACCCTGATCATGCGAAAACTTTTACAACGGAGGAAATCCGTAAACATTATTTAATTGAGGAATTATTTGTACCAGGAGAAATTAAGCTTGTGAATACAATGGAAGACCGCGCTATTATCGGAGGCATTACTCCTTTAAACGAATCTATCTCTCTAGAGGGTTACGATGAAATTAAAGCAGATTATTTCCTTGAGCGCAGAGAAGTCGGAATTTTCAATGTTGGAGGCGGCGGTAAAATTACCGTTGATGGTGAAGTATATGAAATGGAGAATAAAGACTGTTTATATGTTGGCTTAGGCAAAAGAGAGTTAATTTTCACAAGCAACCAATCTGATCAACCGGCAAAATATTATTTGTTCTCTGCCCCTGCACATAAAGAGTATCCTACCCAACATGTAGCATTTAATGATATTGAGGGCGACCGATTAGGATCAGCAGAAAATGCAAATGACCGTGTGATTAGACGAATGATTCATAATGAAGGAATACAAAGCTGCCAAGTCGTAATGGGAATGACGCAATTAAATACAGGAAGCGTATGGAACTCCATGCCAACCCATACACATAACCGCAGAATGGAAGTATACCTATATATTGATTTAGATGAAAATGCGAGAATGTTCCATCTGATGGGTGAACCTACAGAAACTCGCCATATTGTGATGAAAAATGAGCAGGCAGTTATTTCACCTCCATGGTCTATCCATTGCGGAAGTGCTACTAGTAACTATACATTCATTTGGGCGATGGCCGGTGAAAACAAAACCTACAATGATATGGATGCCGTAT
Coding sequences:
- the smpB gene encoding SsrA-binding protein SmpB, translating into MPKGSGKVIGQNKKAYHDYFIEETYEAGIVLQGTEIKSIRNGRVNLKDSYARIINGEVFLMGMHISPYEQGNRYNHDPLRVRKLLLHNKEISKLIGSTKEQGYALVPLKLYLKNGFAKVLIGLGKGKKNYDKREDLKRKEAKREIERAFKERQR
- a CDS encoding RidA family protein, whose translation is MSKITIQTAKAPAAIGPYSQAIRVNGFIYTSGQLGLDPETGELKDGVKEQTHQAFKNIQAILNEEGLGLDQIVKTTVFLNDMNDFAAVNEVYATYFTGSFPARSAVEVARLPKDGLVEIEAIAVV
- a CDS encoding L-cystine transporter — encoded protein: MDTTLVIINILILLALVGVLFYMQKKHVSFAKRVFTGLGLGILLGVFLQFAFDPESAVLADTKNWYSIVGTGYVSFLKMIVMPLIVVSIISAIIRIKGQAGVGKISFSIIGILVLTTAIAAAVGIGSALTFDLSADHLESGEAEEARSAQLEETMVQVENQSFPERILQVIPTNPFLDLTGQRPTSTIATVIFAAFVGIAAIGVRRKAPAEFETFEKIINALYKIVMRIVTLILRLTPYGILALMATTIANTNVQGIIELSTFVIASYVALIVMFLIHLVILFFSGLNPMQYVKKMGPLLTFAFTSRSSAAAIPINIETQTKQFGNSEGIANFSSSLGASIGQNGCAGIYPAMLAVMIAPDPLDPVFLIQLVIIVAISSFGVAGVGGGATFAALIVLSSMNLPIGIAALLISVEPLIDMGRTALNVSGSATAGLVTGRMTGELNKEVYNGKMVEMNSLEA
- the rnr gene encoding ribonuclease R, with the translated sequence MDDMIRQHVEKLYSYMKEEAYKPMTVQELEAAMGVEDSGDFKDFVKALVYMEEHGQIVRTRSDRYGLPERMNLVKGKVSGHAKGFAFVLPEEKGMDDIFIPPHELNNAMHGDIVMVRVSSQSSGQRREGTIVKIIERGVQNVVGTYTETRGIGFVIPDDKKMANDIFIPNEAKNGAVEGHKVVVKITNYPEGRMSAEGEVITILGHKNDPGVDILSIIHKFGLPGEFPEDALEQANQTPEVIDEKDLANRRDLRDETIVTIDGADAKDLDDAVTVTRLDNGNYKLGVHIADVSHYVTEGSPIDKEAAERATSIYLVDRVIPMIPHRLSNGICSLNPRVDRLTLSCEMEIDSEGTVVSHEIFQSVIKTTERMTYSDVNEILVDKNAELIERYEPLVPMFEEMEKLAEILREKRMRRGAIDFDFKEAKILVDENGEPTDVVLRTRSVAEKLIEEFMLAANETVAEHFHWMDVPFLYRIHEDPNEEKLRKFFDFIVNFGYIVRGTANSIHPRALQEIIEAVQGKPEEMVVSTVMLRSMKQAKYDPESLGHFGLSTDYYTHFTSPIRRYPDLIVHRLIRTYLINGDLSKETQEKWNERLGEIAQHTSSMERRAVDAERETDDLKKAEYMEDKVGEEFDGIISSVTNFGMFVELSNTIEGLVHVSYMTDDYYHFDDRQYAMIGERTAKVFRIGDEITVKVINVNKDERTIDFEIVGMKDNRERVSGEKRIFRAEPGKNRRKDSSKPQGGNGDKRGPKGQGKGKPGESSDKKGPRKKKKFYENAPAAKRKSGKKKKR
- a CDS encoding alpha/beta hydrolase — encoded protein: MKLTQPKPFTFEGGNRAVLLLHGFTGNSADVRMLGRYLESRGYTCHAPQYKGHGVPPEELVEFGPTDWWKDCMKAYDRLRAMGHKEIAVAGLSLGGVFSLKLGYTVPVKGIVTMCSPMYIKSEKVMYDGVLEYARQYKKREGKSQEQIEAEMNCFRPMNTLQALQELIGNVRDHVNQVDVPLFVAQARHDHMINTDSANIIYNSAITEQKTLKWYEESGHVITLDKERDQLHQDVFAFLESLDWAN
- the secG gene encoding preprotein translocase subunit SecG, producing the protein MVLLVITCISLIVVVLLQSGKSAGLSGAISGGAEQLFGKQKARGLDLYLHRATIVLSVLFFVLTILVSFFAK
- a CDS encoding nitroreductase family protein, with translation MTNTNEFLSAIEKRRSLYAISNEKVISEERVEEIVKFAVKHTPSAFNSQSARVVVLFGEQSNKFWSITTETLRKVVPAENFGGTQEKMDMFNAGYGTVLFFEDQSVIEGLQSQFDLYADKFPIWSNEASGMLQLVVWTALEAEGLGATLQHYNPLIDEEVKATWNIPASWRLSAQMPFGKPVAPAGENQFNPIEDRVKVYK
- a CDS encoding VOC family protein, whose amino-acid sequence is MNFHQKTNTFVKSLELKILNMERSLAFYENIIGFKVLEKEENRTVLTADGETPLLTLIQPENVIPKEAHKTGLYHFALLLPSRADLGSFLHHIAKINYPLGASDHHVSEALYLQDVDGNGIEIYADRPASSWIWKDKEVHMVTEPLKAEEVLAAGEDTMWKGLPSDTAMGHIHLHIGNLELAEEFYCQGLGFDVVTRYGNQALFLSTGGYHHHIGLNVWNGRNIPAASKESVGLQTFTIHYPNHEQREEVISRLNNIGAEVREENGIWVTTDPFGLSIRLSV
- a CDS encoding winged helix-turn-helix transcriptional regulator, with product MNQSHICPKFEKAMDILSRRWSGLIIYQLQSGPQRFCTLESSIGISGRVLSERLKELEKQGIVKREVYPETPVRIEYSLTEAGEAMKPMMQSIAKWADEWMKKDSPETDQK
- the putP gene encoding sodium/proline symporter PutP codes for the protein MDYALLTSVIIYMILMLGIGYFAYKRTSNLSDYMLGGRTLGPAVTALSAGAADMSGWLLMGLPGAMYVSGLSAAWIAIGLTIGAWANWIYVAPRLRTYTQIANDSITIPGYLENRFGDTSKILRLISGLVILVFFTFYVSSGMVSGGILFQSTFGLDYHTGLIVVTLVVVAYTLFGGFLAVSWTDFVQGIIMFIALILVPIVTLIEVGGFGESIDTARSINPALLDIFRGTTILGILSSIAWGLGYFGQPHIIVRFMAISSVKEIKKARRIGMGWMIFSIIGAMLTGFIGITYFSQNGSPLENPETVFIVLGEVLFHPIITGFLISAILAAIMSTISSQLLVTSSSLTEDIYKTFFRRSASDRELVFLGRLSVLIVSIVALFLSWEKNSTILELVGYAWAGFGSSFGPLILLSLFWKRMNKWGALAGIVMGAFTVIIWSSLGLSDTLYEMIPGFGASTLAIIIVSLLTAPPKQEVGIQYKQFNDLMRQ